The nucleotide sequence GGGGGATGCCCAGGGCCTTGGCCAGGGCGGCGTCGTTGCGGGCGGCCCGCACAAGCAGTCCGGCCCAGCAGGTTCCCAGGCCCCGGGCCACGGCGGCCAGCTCCATGAACGTCAGCGCGATGCCGCAGTCGGCCGCGCCGTAGGGAGCGTCGTCCGGGGCATAGGCCACGGCCAGAGCCGGCGCGCCGCGAAGAAAGGCGTCACGGCCATCGGTCCACATGGCCGAATACTTGGGCCGCGTGCCGGCGGCGGCGAAGTACGCGGCGGTCATGGCCGCCAGATCATGGACCTTGGCCGGGTCGGTGGTGACGCACCAGCCCACTTCCTGGGCGTTGGAGGCGGTGGGGGCAAAGCGGGCCACGTCGAGGAGCGCTTCCATGGTTTCACGGGCCACGGGCGTGTCCTTGTAGGCCCGGATGGACCGGCGGCCGCGCA is from Solidesulfovibrio magneticus RS-1 and encodes:
- a CDS encoding nitroreductase family protein, with product MEFLTLDRERCNADGLCAAVCPSGCLEADADGRPVVAEEKLCIACGHCVAVCPKSALTISRVDPAAMTKTLRHWPDPEIVDGMLRGRRSIRAYKDTPVARETMEALLDVARFAPTASNAQEVGWCVTTDPAKVHDLAAMTAAYFAAAGTRPKYSAMWTDGRDAFLRGAPALAVAYAPDDAPYGAADCGIALTFMELAAVARGLGTCWAGLLVRAARNDAALAKALGIPQGCVIEGGLMLGYPALRYAAVPPRNAVRARWL